One Oncorhynchus keta strain PuntledgeMale-10-30-2019 unplaced genomic scaffold, Oket_V2 Un_contig_496_pilon_pilon, whole genome shotgun sequence DNA segment encodes these proteins:
- the LOC127925037 gene encoding cortexin domain containing 2-like, whose product MDPPLLPVARMEVDVDLGFALFFVFLLCSFLLFTIVRCAQMVLNPYSAISVAAYQNTEEQPEE is encoded by the coding sequence ATGGACCCTCCTCTCCTGCCGGTGGCCAGGATGGAGGTGGATGTGGACCTGGGCTTTGCTCTCTTCTTTGTCTTCCTACTGTGTTCCTTCCTGCTGTTCACCATAGTGCGCTGTGCCCAGATGGTCCTGAACCCCTACAGCGCCATCTCTGTCGCCGCATACCAGAATACGGAGGAACAACCTGAGGAGTGA